The Lepisosteus oculatus isolate fLepOcu1 chromosome 4, fLepOcu1.hap2, whole genome shotgun sequence genome window below encodes:
- the LOC102682366 gene encoding deoxyribonuclease gamma isoform X7, which yields MLLAMYLQVSLLFFIWTGALTLKICSFNIQSFGESKVAKPEILDVIGKCISRCDIALVMEIKDASGKVFPQLMTHLNSQLNRKKDQYKYVISERLGRKSYKEQYAFIFREKLVSLQAVYQYPDQQEEGEVEDSFAREPFISWFTSSRTAIKNFVIIPIHTAPEAAVREIDALYDVYMNTTQRWKIENIIIMGDFNADCGYVPKKKWRNIRLKSNSSFVWLINDESDTTVKESTHCAYDRIVLHGQNLVQAVDPKSVKIYDFKTAYGLTEKELYQPTTHNWQPTEAQQV from the exons ATGCTCTTAGCGATGTATTTACAGGTATCCTTGCTGTTTTTCATCTGGACAGGGGCATTGACCTTAAAGATATGCTCATTCAACATACAATCATTTGGAGAAAGCAAAGTAGCTAAGCCAGAAATCTTGGATGTAATAGGAAAG TGCATTTCCCGCTGTGACATCGCACTGGTGATGGAAATCAAAGATGCCAGTGGGAAGGTTTTTCCACAGCTCATGACCCACCTGAACAG ccaACTTAACCGGAAGAAGGATCAGTATAAATATGTCATCAGTGAGAGACTGGGAAGGAAATCATACAAAGAGCAATATGCCTTTATTTTCAG AGAAAAGCTAGTGTCGCTGCAGGCTGTGTATCAGTACCCTGACCAGCAGGAAGAAGGTGAAGTTGAAGATTCGTTTGCACGAGAGCCTTTTATCTCCTGGTTTACATCCTCCAGAACAG CAAtaaagaattttgtaataatCCCGATCCACACTGCACCGGAGGCTGCAGTCCGAGAAATAGACGCTCTTTATGATGTTTACATGAACACAACACAGCGCTGGAAAATTGAG AATATTATTATCATGGGCGACTTCAATGCAGATTGTGGCTATGTACCCAAGAAGAAATGGAGGAACATCCGGCTGAAGTCTAACAGCAGCTTTGTTTGGCTCATCAACGATGAAAGTGATACAACTGTAAAGGAATCCACTCACTGTGCTTACGATAG AATTGTTCTTCATGGGCAAAACCTCGTCCAAGCTGTGGATCCAAAATCAGTGAAAATATACGACTTTAAAACTGCCTATGGACTAACAGAGAAAGAG ctatatcaacctacaactcacaactggcaacccactgaagctcagcaggtatga
- the LOC102682366 gene encoding deoxyribonuclease gamma isoform X3 gives MLLAMYLQVSLLFFIWTGALTLKICSFNIQSFGESKVAKPEILDVIGKCISRCDIALVMEIKDASGKVFPQLMTHLNSQLNRKKDQYKYVISERLGRKSYKEQYAFIFREKLVSLQAVYQYPDQQEEGEVEDSFAREPFISWFTSSRTAIKNFVIIPIHTAPEAAVREIDALYDVYMNTTQRWKIENIIIMGDFNADCGYVPKKKWRNIRLKSNSSFVWLINDESDTTVKESTHCAYDRIVLHGQNLVQAVDPKSVKIYDFKTAYGLTEKEISRTSLHYDLVMPCGSMLHRLSPTGSSSQRSLPSGLQRHLRPRTVSPEQESKETSTEENELCLLLYWSTSCRVSPLTNHKQNLSAATGLKLYNTELPLL, from the exons ATGCTCTTAGCGATGTATTTACAGGTATCCTTGCTGTTTTTCATCTGGACAGGGGCATTGACCTTAAAGATATGCTCATTCAACATACAATCATTTGGAGAAAGCAAAGTAGCTAAGCCAGAAATCTTGGATGTAATAGGAAAG TGCATTTCCCGCTGTGACATCGCACTGGTGATGGAAATCAAAGATGCCAGTGGGAAGGTTTTTCCACAGCTCATGACCCACCTGAACAG ccaACTTAACCGGAAGAAGGATCAGTATAAATATGTCATCAGTGAGAGACTGGGAAGGAAATCATACAAAGAGCAATATGCCTTTATTTTCAG AGAAAAGCTAGTGTCGCTGCAGGCTGTGTATCAGTACCCTGACCAGCAGGAAGAAGGTGAAGTTGAAGATTCGTTTGCACGAGAGCCTTTTATCTCCTGGTTTACATCCTCCAGAACAG CAAtaaagaattttgtaataatCCCGATCCACACTGCACCGGAGGCTGCAGTCCGAGAAATAGACGCTCTTTATGATGTTTACATGAACACAACACAGCGCTGGAAAATTGAG AATATTATTATCATGGGCGACTTCAATGCAGATTGTGGCTATGTACCCAAGAAGAAATGGAGGAACATCCGGCTGAAGTCTAACAGCAGCTTTGTTTGGCTCATCAACGATGAAAGTGATACAACTGTAAAGGAATCCACTCACTGTGCTTACGATAG AATTGTTCTTCATGGGCAAAACCTCGTCCAAGCTGTGGATCCAAAATCAGTGAAAATATACGACTTTAAAACTGCCTATGGACTAACAGAGAAAGAG ATTTCGAGGACCAGTCTGCATTATGATCTTGTCATGCCCTGTGGCTCCATGTTGCATCGCCTGTCTCCCACAGGCTCTAGCAGTCAGCGATCACTTCCCAGTGGCCTTCAGCGTCATCTCAGGCCGAGAACCGTCTCCCCTGAGCAAGAGTCCAAAGAAACGAGCACGGAAGAAAACGAGCTCTGCCTCTTACTCTACTGGAGCACTTCCTGCAGAGTTTCCCCACTAACAAACCATAAACAAAATCTGTCTGCAGCTACTGGCCTGAAACTGTATAACACAGAGCTGCCTCTACTCTGA
- the LOC102682366 gene encoding deoxyribonuclease gamma isoform X1, giving the protein MLLAMYLQVSLLFFIWTGALTLKICSFNIQSFGESKVAKPEILDVIGKCISRCDIALVMEIKDASGKVFPQLMTHLNSQLNRKKDQYKYVISERLGRKSYKEQYAFIFREKLVSLQAVYQYPDQQEEGEVEDSFAREPFISWFTSSRTAIKNFVIIPIHTAPEAAVREIDALYDVYMNTTQRWKIENIIIMGDFNADCGYVPKKKWRNIRLKSNSSFVWLINDESDTTVKESTHCAYDRIVLHGQNLVQAVDPKSVKIYDFKTAYGLTEKEQLYQPTTHNWQPTEAQQISRTSLHYDLVMPCGSMLHRLSPTGSSSQRSLPSGLQRHLRPRTVSPEQESKETSTEENELCLLLYWSTSCRVSPLTNHKQNLSAATGLKLYNTELPLL; this is encoded by the exons ATGCTCTTAGCGATGTATTTACAGGTATCCTTGCTGTTTTTCATCTGGACAGGGGCATTGACCTTAAAGATATGCTCATTCAACATACAATCATTTGGAGAAAGCAAAGTAGCTAAGCCAGAAATCTTGGATGTAATAGGAAAG TGCATTTCCCGCTGTGACATCGCACTGGTGATGGAAATCAAAGATGCCAGTGGGAAGGTTTTTCCACAGCTCATGACCCACCTGAACAG ccaACTTAACCGGAAGAAGGATCAGTATAAATATGTCATCAGTGAGAGACTGGGAAGGAAATCATACAAAGAGCAATATGCCTTTATTTTCAG AGAAAAGCTAGTGTCGCTGCAGGCTGTGTATCAGTACCCTGACCAGCAGGAAGAAGGTGAAGTTGAAGATTCGTTTGCACGAGAGCCTTTTATCTCCTGGTTTACATCCTCCAGAACAG CAAtaaagaattttgtaataatCCCGATCCACACTGCACCGGAGGCTGCAGTCCGAGAAATAGACGCTCTTTATGATGTTTACATGAACACAACACAGCGCTGGAAAATTGAG AATATTATTATCATGGGCGACTTCAATGCAGATTGTGGCTATGTACCCAAGAAGAAATGGAGGAACATCCGGCTGAAGTCTAACAGCAGCTTTGTTTGGCTCATCAACGATGAAAGTGATACAACTGTAAAGGAATCCACTCACTGTGCTTACGATAG AATTGTTCTTCATGGGCAAAACCTCGTCCAAGCTGTGGATCCAAAATCAGTGAAAATATACGACTTTAAAACTGCCTATGGACTAACAGAGAAAGAG cagctatatcaacctacaactcacaactggcaacccactgaagctcagcag ATTTCGAGGACCAGTCTGCATTATGATCTTGTCATGCCCTGTGGCTCCATGTTGCATCGCCTGTCTCCCACAGGCTCTAGCAGTCAGCGATCACTTCCCAGTGGCCTTCAGCGTCATCTCAGGCCGAGAACCGTCTCCCCTGAGCAAGAGTCCAAAGAAACGAGCACGGAAGAAAACGAGCTCTGCCTCTTACTCTACTGGAGCACTTCCTGCAGAGTTTCCCCACTAACAAACCATAAACAAAATCTGTCTGCAGCTACTGGCCTGAAACTGTATAACACAGAGCTGCCTCTACTCTGA
- the LOC102682366 gene encoding deoxyribonuclease gamma isoform X5, with protein sequence MLLAMYLQVSLLFFIWTGALTLKICSFNIQSFGESKVAKPEILDVIGKCISRCDIALVMEIKDASGKVFPQLMTHLNSQLNRKKDQYKYVISERLGRKSYKEQYAFIFREKLVSLQAVYQYPDQQEEGEVEDSFAREPFISWFTSSRTAIKNFVIIPIHTAPEAAVREIDALYDVYMNTTQRWKIENIIIMGDFNADCGYVPKKKWRNIRLKSNSSFVWLINDESDTTVKESTHCAYDRIVLHGQNLVQAVDPKSVKIYDFKTAYGLTEKELYQPTTHNWQPTEAQQALAVSDHFPVAFSVISGREPSPLSKSPKKRARKKTSSASYSTGALPAEFPH encoded by the exons ATGCTCTTAGCGATGTATTTACAGGTATCCTTGCTGTTTTTCATCTGGACAGGGGCATTGACCTTAAAGATATGCTCATTCAACATACAATCATTTGGAGAAAGCAAAGTAGCTAAGCCAGAAATCTTGGATGTAATAGGAAAG TGCATTTCCCGCTGTGACATCGCACTGGTGATGGAAATCAAAGATGCCAGTGGGAAGGTTTTTCCACAGCTCATGACCCACCTGAACAG ccaACTTAACCGGAAGAAGGATCAGTATAAATATGTCATCAGTGAGAGACTGGGAAGGAAATCATACAAAGAGCAATATGCCTTTATTTTCAG AGAAAAGCTAGTGTCGCTGCAGGCTGTGTATCAGTACCCTGACCAGCAGGAAGAAGGTGAAGTTGAAGATTCGTTTGCACGAGAGCCTTTTATCTCCTGGTTTACATCCTCCAGAACAG CAAtaaagaattttgtaataatCCCGATCCACACTGCACCGGAGGCTGCAGTCCGAGAAATAGACGCTCTTTATGATGTTTACATGAACACAACACAGCGCTGGAAAATTGAG AATATTATTATCATGGGCGACTTCAATGCAGATTGTGGCTATGTACCCAAGAAGAAATGGAGGAACATCCGGCTGAAGTCTAACAGCAGCTTTGTTTGGCTCATCAACGATGAAAGTGATACAACTGTAAAGGAATCCACTCACTGTGCTTACGATAG AATTGTTCTTCATGGGCAAAACCTCGTCCAAGCTGTGGATCCAAAATCAGTGAAAATATACGACTTTAAAACTGCCTATGGACTAACAGAGAAAGAG ctatatcaacctacaactcacaactggcaacccactgaagctcagcag GCTCTAGCAGTCAGCGATCACTTCCCAGTGGCCTTCAGCGTCATCTCAGGCCGAGAACCGTCTCCCCTGAGCAAGAGTCCAAAGAAACGAGCACGGAAGAAAACGAGCTCTGCCTCTTACTCTACTGGAGCACTTCCTGCAGAGTTTCCCCACTAA
- the LOC102682366 gene encoding deoxyribonuclease gamma isoform X2, which translates to MLLAMYLQVSLLFFIWTGALTLKICSFNIQSFGESKVAKPEILDVIGKCISRCDIALVMEIKDASGKVFPQLMTHLNSQLNRKKDQYKYVISERLGRKSYKEQYAFIFREKLVSLQAVYQYPDQQEEGEVEDSFAREPFISWFTSSRTAIKNFVIIPIHTAPEAAVREIDALYDVYMNTTQRWKIENIIIMGDFNADCGYVPKKKWRNIRLKSNSSFVWLINDESDTTVKESTHCAYDRIVLHGQNLVQAVDPKSVKIYDFKTAYGLTEKELYQPTTHNWQPTEAQQISRTSLHYDLVMPCGSMLHRLSPTGSSSQRSLPSGLQRHLRPRTVSPEQESKETSTEENELCLLLYWSTSCRVSPLTNHKQNLSAATGLKLYNTELPLL; encoded by the exons ATGCTCTTAGCGATGTATTTACAGGTATCCTTGCTGTTTTTCATCTGGACAGGGGCATTGACCTTAAAGATATGCTCATTCAACATACAATCATTTGGAGAAAGCAAAGTAGCTAAGCCAGAAATCTTGGATGTAATAGGAAAG TGCATTTCCCGCTGTGACATCGCACTGGTGATGGAAATCAAAGATGCCAGTGGGAAGGTTTTTCCACAGCTCATGACCCACCTGAACAG ccaACTTAACCGGAAGAAGGATCAGTATAAATATGTCATCAGTGAGAGACTGGGAAGGAAATCATACAAAGAGCAATATGCCTTTATTTTCAG AGAAAAGCTAGTGTCGCTGCAGGCTGTGTATCAGTACCCTGACCAGCAGGAAGAAGGTGAAGTTGAAGATTCGTTTGCACGAGAGCCTTTTATCTCCTGGTTTACATCCTCCAGAACAG CAAtaaagaattttgtaataatCCCGATCCACACTGCACCGGAGGCTGCAGTCCGAGAAATAGACGCTCTTTATGATGTTTACATGAACACAACACAGCGCTGGAAAATTGAG AATATTATTATCATGGGCGACTTCAATGCAGATTGTGGCTATGTACCCAAGAAGAAATGGAGGAACATCCGGCTGAAGTCTAACAGCAGCTTTGTTTGGCTCATCAACGATGAAAGTGATACAACTGTAAAGGAATCCACTCACTGTGCTTACGATAG AATTGTTCTTCATGGGCAAAACCTCGTCCAAGCTGTGGATCCAAAATCAGTGAAAATATACGACTTTAAAACTGCCTATGGACTAACAGAGAAAGAG ctatatcaacctacaactcacaactggcaacccactgaagctcagcag ATTTCGAGGACCAGTCTGCATTATGATCTTGTCATGCCCTGTGGCTCCATGTTGCATCGCCTGTCTCCCACAGGCTCTAGCAGTCAGCGATCACTTCCCAGTGGCCTTCAGCGTCATCTCAGGCCGAGAACCGTCTCCCCTGAGCAAGAGTCCAAAGAAACGAGCACGGAAGAAAACGAGCTCTGCCTCTTACTCTACTGGAGCACTTCCTGCAGAGTTTCCCCACTAACAAACCATAAACAAAATCTGTCTGCAGCTACTGGCCTGAAACTGTATAACACAGAGCTGCCTCTACTCTGA
- the LOC102682366 gene encoding deoxyribonuclease gamma isoform X4, whose translation MLLAMYLQVSLLFFIWTGALTLKICSFNIQSFGESKVAKPEILDVIGKCISRCDIALVMEIKDASGKVFPQLMTHLNSQLNRKKDQYKYVISERLGRKSYKEQYAFIFREKLVSLQAVYQYPDQQEEGEVEDSFAREPFISWFTSSRTAIKNFVIIPIHTAPEAAVREIDALYDVYMNTTQRWKIENIIIMGDFNADCGYVPKKKWRNIRLKSNSSFVWLINDESDTTVKESTHCAYDRIVLHGQNLVQAVDPKSVKIYDFKTAYGLTEKEQLYQPTTHNWQPTEAQQALAVSDHFPVAFSVISGREPSPLSKSPKKRARKKTSSASYSTGALPAEFPH comes from the exons ATGCTCTTAGCGATGTATTTACAGGTATCCTTGCTGTTTTTCATCTGGACAGGGGCATTGACCTTAAAGATATGCTCATTCAACATACAATCATTTGGAGAAAGCAAAGTAGCTAAGCCAGAAATCTTGGATGTAATAGGAAAG TGCATTTCCCGCTGTGACATCGCACTGGTGATGGAAATCAAAGATGCCAGTGGGAAGGTTTTTCCACAGCTCATGACCCACCTGAACAG ccaACTTAACCGGAAGAAGGATCAGTATAAATATGTCATCAGTGAGAGACTGGGAAGGAAATCATACAAAGAGCAATATGCCTTTATTTTCAG AGAAAAGCTAGTGTCGCTGCAGGCTGTGTATCAGTACCCTGACCAGCAGGAAGAAGGTGAAGTTGAAGATTCGTTTGCACGAGAGCCTTTTATCTCCTGGTTTACATCCTCCAGAACAG CAAtaaagaattttgtaataatCCCGATCCACACTGCACCGGAGGCTGCAGTCCGAGAAATAGACGCTCTTTATGATGTTTACATGAACACAACACAGCGCTGGAAAATTGAG AATATTATTATCATGGGCGACTTCAATGCAGATTGTGGCTATGTACCCAAGAAGAAATGGAGGAACATCCGGCTGAAGTCTAACAGCAGCTTTGTTTGGCTCATCAACGATGAAAGTGATACAACTGTAAAGGAATCCACTCACTGTGCTTACGATAG AATTGTTCTTCATGGGCAAAACCTCGTCCAAGCTGTGGATCCAAAATCAGTGAAAATATACGACTTTAAAACTGCCTATGGACTAACAGAGAAAGAG cagctatatcaacctacaactcacaactggcaacccactgaagctcagcag GCTCTAGCAGTCAGCGATCACTTCCCAGTGGCCTTCAGCGTCATCTCAGGCCGAGAACCGTCTCCCCTGAGCAAGAGTCCAAAGAAACGAGCACGGAAGAAAACGAGCTCTGCCTCTTACTCTACTGGAGCACTTCCTGCAGAGTTTCCCCACTAA
- the LOC102682366 gene encoding deoxyribonuclease gamma isoform X6 — MLLAMYLQVSLLFFIWTGALTLKICSFNIQSFGESKVAKPEILDVIGKCISRCDIALVMEIKDASGKVFPQLMTHLNSQLNRKKDQYKYVISERLGRKSYKEQYAFIFREKLVSLQAVYQYPDQQEEGEVEDSFAREPFISWFTSSRTAIKNFVIIPIHTAPEAAVREIDALYDVYMNTTQRWKIENIIIMGDFNADCGYVPKKKWRNIRLKSNSSFVWLINDESDTTVKESTHCAYDRIVLHGQNLVQAVDPKSVKIYDFKTAYGLTEKEALAVSDHFPVAFSVISGREPSPLSKSPKKRARKKTSSASYSTGALPAEFPH, encoded by the exons ATGCTCTTAGCGATGTATTTACAGGTATCCTTGCTGTTTTTCATCTGGACAGGGGCATTGACCTTAAAGATATGCTCATTCAACATACAATCATTTGGAGAAAGCAAAGTAGCTAAGCCAGAAATCTTGGATGTAATAGGAAAG TGCATTTCCCGCTGTGACATCGCACTGGTGATGGAAATCAAAGATGCCAGTGGGAAGGTTTTTCCACAGCTCATGACCCACCTGAACAG ccaACTTAACCGGAAGAAGGATCAGTATAAATATGTCATCAGTGAGAGACTGGGAAGGAAATCATACAAAGAGCAATATGCCTTTATTTTCAG AGAAAAGCTAGTGTCGCTGCAGGCTGTGTATCAGTACCCTGACCAGCAGGAAGAAGGTGAAGTTGAAGATTCGTTTGCACGAGAGCCTTTTATCTCCTGGTTTACATCCTCCAGAACAG CAAtaaagaattttgtaataatCCCGATCCACACTGCACCGGAGGCTGCAGTCCGAGAAATAGACGCTCTTTATGATGTTTACATGAACACAACACAGCGCTGGAAAATTGAG AATATTATTATCATGGGCGACTTCAATGCAGATTGTGGCTATGTACCCAAGAAGAAATGGAGGAACATCCGGCTGAAGTCTAACAGCAGCTTTGTTTGGCTCATCAACGATGAAAGTGATACAACTGTAAAGGAATCCACTCACTGTGCTTACGATAG AATTGTTCTTCATGGGCAAAACCTCGTCCAAGCTGTGGATCCAAAATCAGTGAAAATATACGACTTTAAAACTGCCTATGGACTAACAGAGAAAGAG GCTCTAGCAGTCAGCGATCACTTCCCAGTGGCCTTCAGCGTCATCTCAGGCCGAGAACCGTCTCCCCTGAGCAAGAGTCCAAAGAAACGAGCACGGAAGAAAACGAGCTCTGCCTCTTACTCTACTGGAGCACTTCCTGCAGAGTTTCCCCACTAA
- the LOC107077418 gene encoding protein SPMIP1, translated as MRDLLTTQNQNCYRELIEKEAYTRLAWKIKYGKDYPSKFASTKRKDAETSKLSINKTILPPLVQDQKTPEEKKKKSTELKVGPTSEAPPVMRSVTPQTRGVLYQGFSKEGKGRSLYLRNRTMKSPEKKFEHPIISSWEYGWRLGDYAKEDKSPIKGRSRIVKDTFYARNGIFNFPSPTDQLG; from the exons ATGAGGGACTTGCTGACAACTCAAAATCAAAACTGTTACAGGGAACTGATTGAGAAGGAAGCGTACACCCGGCTGGCATGGAAGATCAAATACGGGAAAGACTATCCAAGCAAATTTGCCTCTACAAAGAGGAAAGACGCCGAGACTTCAAAACTTTCCATCAACAAAACTATCTTGCCTCCTCTCGTCCAGGATCAGAAGACTCCAgaagagaagaagaagaagtcaACAGAGCTGAAAGTGGGGCCTACTAGTGAAGCTCCTCCAGTAATGAGGTCAGTGACCCCCCAAACCAGAGGGGTCCTGTACCAAGGATTCTCCAAAGAAGGTAAAGGCAGGTCCCTCTACTTACGGAACAGAACAATGAAAAGCCCAGAGAAGAAGTTTGAGCACCCCATCATATCATCCTGGGAGTATGGCTGGAGACTAG GAGATTATGCCAAAGAAGACAAATCTCCAATCAAGGGAAGATCTAGAATCGTAAAGGACACATTTTATGCCAGAAATGGAATTTTCAACTTCCCTTCTCCAACAGATCAACTGGGATAA